The following proteins come from a genomic window of Kitasatospora sp. NBC_01246:
- a CDS encoding AAA family ATPase yields MQRPTVEEIRLTSFKSYRRAVLPLAPLTVLYGPAGVGKSNALDALAVLSRLALGEEIGDSLDGLPGRGGPLGTAIRGGLDGCVPHGRDAVILGCTVRSDQGQIRLELVIRTDGPVRIAREQLTLDGRTLVETGEQDLLRRRVNVGWHNDTRQGDIHAPFPNTTLITAQIPLRVAGSSPGERTVLAATEQVLTALREVFPVHPVPGLMRDWARPDPQARLLGSAANISAVIARLSNECARRYGQLLRVVQSAAPHPLLGIDLAHRGAGADERVLAVFDEGVLGRTGADQASDGMLRHLAFAAVLLTGAGVLDLDVATEVPWAHRQLTVLAEDLGAGLGTEQAASLLRLAREMAGRNQLRVLAALQEPAAVREAFGGPGELPPGVALVECRRDPGSGHTVLRTETARVPAQAARGEAAGPAPGAPGAVGPPRRAAAARDAVDLDG; encoded by the coding sequence GTGCAGCGCCCCACCGTCGAGGAGATCCGGCTCACCTCGTTCAAGTCCTACCGGCGCGCGGTCCTGCCGCTCGCGCCCCTCACCGTGCTGTACGGGCCCGCCGGCGTCGGCAAGTCCAACGCCCTCGACGCCCTCGCCGTCCTCTCCCGGCTCGCCCTCGGCGAGGAGATCGGCGACTCCCTCGACGGCCTGCCCGGCCGCGGCGGCCCCCTCGGCACGGCCATCCGCGGCGGCCTCGACGGCTGCGTCCCGCACGGCCGCGACGCCGTCATCCTGGGCTGCACCGTCCGCTCGGACCAGGGGCAGATCCGGCTGGAGCTGGTCATCCGCACCGACGGCCCGGTCCGGATCGCCCGCGAGCAGCTCACCCTCGACGGCCGGACCCTCGTCGAGACCGGTGAGCAGGACCTCCTCCGCCGCCGCGTCAACGTCGGCTGGCACAACGACACCCGGCAGGGCGACATCCACGCCCCCTTCCCGAACACCACCCTGATCACCGCCCAGATCCCGCTGCGGGTCGCCGGGTCCTCGCCCGGCGAACGGACGGTGCTGGCCGCCACCGAACAGGTGCTCACCGCCCTGCGCGAGGTCTTCCCCGTCCACCCCGTGCCCGGGCTGATGCGCGACTGGGCCCGCCCCGACCCGCAGGCCCGCCTGCTCGGCAGCGCCGCCAACATCTCCGCCGTGATCGCCCGGCTCAGCAACGAATGCGCCCGCCGGTACGGCCAGCTGCTGCGCGTCGTCCAGTCCGCCGCCCCGCACCCGCTGCTCGGGATCGACCTCGCCCACCGCGGCGCCGGCGCCGACGAACGGGTCCTCGCCGTCTTCGACGAGGGCGTCCTCGGCCGCACCGGCGCCGACCAGGCCTCCGACGGCATGCTGCGCCACCTCGCGTTCGCCGCTGTGCTGCTCACCGGCGCCGGGGTGCTCGACCTCGACGTGGCCACCGAGGTGCCCTGGGCGCACCGGCAGCTCACCGTGCTCGCCGAGGACCTCGGGGCGGGGCTCGGCACCGAGCAGGCGGCCTCGTTGCTGCGGCTCGCCCGGGAGATGGCCGGCCGCAACCAGCTGCGGGTGCTGGCCGCGCTCCAGGAACCGGCCGCGGTGCGGGAGGCGTTCGGCGGGCCGGGCGAACTGCCGCCCGGCGTCGCCCTGGTGGAGTGCCGGCGCGACCCCGGCTCCGGGCACACCGTGCTGCGCACGGAGACCGCGCGGGTACCGGCCCAGGCCGCGCGCGGGGAGGCGGCGGGGCCGGCTCCGGGAGCGCCGGGGGCGGTCGGGCCACCGCGGCGGGCGGCCGCGGCCCGGGATGCGGTAGACCTGGACGGGTGA
- a CDS encoding putative RNA methyltransferase produces MLQDIQPYLACPHCAQALTPDGRALRCPTGHSFDVAKQGYVSLLAGDAHTGTGDTADMVAARSDFLAAGHYRPIADALAEAAAAVAPDGLVADLGAGTGHYLAHVLDALPDRPGAALDISKYALRRAARAHPRIGAVVCDAWRPLPLLDGAAGLVLNVFAPRNGPEIRRVLRPGATLLLVSPTPRHLRELVGALGLLSVDEEKQRRIDEKLGPHLTPAGRQEVEFGLRLSAADVRTVVGMGPSAWHTDRERLAARLADLPDPVEVTASVTVAAYRR; encoded by the coding sequence TTGCTGCAGGACATCCAGCCCTACCTGGCCTGCCCGCACTGCGCGCAGGCCCTCACCCCGGACGGACGCGCGCTGCGCTGCCCGACCGGGCACAGTTTCGACGTCGCCAAGCAGGGCTACGTCAGCCTGCTCGCCGGTGACGCGCACACCGGCACCGGTGACACCGCCGACATGGTCGCCGCCCGCAGCGACTTCCTCGCCGCCGGCCACTACCGCCCGATCGCCGACGCACTCGCCGAAGCCGCCGCCGCCGTCGCGCCGGACGGCCTGGTCGCCGACCTCGGCGCCGGCACCGGCCACTACCTCGCCCACGTCCTGGACGCCCTGCCCGACCGGCCCGGCGCCGCCCTCGACATCTCCAAGTACGCGCTGCGCCGGGCCGCCAGGGCCCACCCCCGGATCGGCGCCGTGGTCTGCGACGCCTGGCGGCCGCTGCCGCTGCTGGACGGCGCCGCCGGGCTCGTCCTCAATGTCTTCGCGCCGCGCAACGGCCCCGAGATCCGTCGTGTGCTGCGCCCCGGCGCCACCCTGCTGCTGGTCTCGCCGACGCCGCGCCACCTGCGCGAACTCGTCGGCGCGCTCGGGCTGCTCTCGGTCGACGAGGAGAAGCAGCGCCGGATCGACGAGAAGCTCGGCCCCCATCTGACACCGGCCGGGCGCCAGGAGGTCGAGTTCGGGCTGCGGCTGTCCGCCGCCGACGTCCGCACGGTCGTCGGCATGGGGCCGAGCGCCTGGCACACCGACCGGGAGCGGCTGGCCGCCCGGCTCGCCGACCTGCCGGACCCGGTCGAGGTCACCGCCTCCGTGACGGTCGCCGCCTACCGGCGCTGA
- a CDS encoding ATP-grasp domain-containing protein codes for MRIGLLTPDPGHPLLAATAALLAPDHRVESLDANRDDLPPADLLGPGPLADVYLLKARTPQALALARHLEERGAPVVNSAAATAFCQDRTAMADLALRSGLPFAATRTAAALTELPDPDYPLVIKSRHSRRGDLVALVDDAARLRALAEEWPDEPVVAQPYLAGTGWDQKLWVVDGQVFCARRRSELAEPAGEPAEGGAFGPRELPADRAGLARRVGEVFGLDVYGVDLLDGPAEPDIVDINAFPGIRGQAGAPEALAALALRVARQGGGHRVPAPRDARRDTAGR; via the coding sequence GTGAGGATCGGCCTGCTCACCCCCGACCCCGGTCACCCGCTGCTCGCCGCCACCGCCGCGCTGCTGGCCCCCGACCACCGGGTCGAGAGCCTCGACGCCAACCGCGACGACCTGCCGCCCGCCGACCTCCTCGGCCCCGGCCCGCTCGCCGACGTGTACCTGCTCAAGGCCCGCACCCCGCAGGCCCTGGCGCTCGCCCGCCACCTGGAGGAGCGAGGCGCCCCCGTCGTCAACTCGGCCGCCGCGACGGCGTTCTGCCAGGACCGCACGGCCATGGCCGACCTCGCCCTGCGGTCCGGCCTGCCGTTCGCCGCCACCCGCACCGCCGCCGCCCTCACCGAACTGCCCGATCCCGACTACCCGTTGGTGATCAAGAGCCGGCACAGCCGCCGGGGCGACCTGGTCGCCCTGGTCGACGACGCCGCCCGGCTGCGCGCCCTCGCCGAGGAGTGGCCCGACGAGCCCGTGGTGGCCCAGCCCTACCTCGCCGGCACCGGCTGGGACCAGAAGCTCTGGGTCGTCGACGGGCAGGTGTTCTGCGCCCGCCGGCGCTCCGAACTCGCCGAACCCGCCGGCGAACCCGCCGAGGGCGGGGCGTTCGGCCCCCGCGAGCTGCCCGCCGACCGCGCCGGGCTGGCCCGCCGGGTCGGCGAGGTGTTCGGCCTCGACGTCTACGGCGTCGACCTGCTCGACGGCCCCGCCGAGCCGGACATCGTCGACATCAACGCCTTCCCCGGCATCCGCGGCCAGGCCGGCGCCCCCGAGGCCCTCGCCGCCCTCGCCCTCCGGGTGGCCCGGCAGGGCGGCGGCCACCGCGTCCCGGCACCACGGGATGCGCGGCGGGACACCGCCGGTCGTTAG
- a CDS encoding ATP-grasp domain-containing protein, whose translation MRLCFLVEEHYRHDGMPLDVVRQLTAWGHRVDVLRPGNSLMAISEAVRAGSHDAWVLKTVSGGPGLTLLEAAAAVGLTTVNDVRSIRGVRDKALAAVIARTRGLPVPVTYAAARWEWLAEIPAAEYPLVVKPADGSSGRAVRLVPTPDHLVELGPELAGEGLLIAQPYVPNSGTDLKVYCVDGELYATERCSPLHPGQGVRERQVPLGGDVARIAAQVGEVFGLDLYGVDVLLGPDGPVVVDINDFPSFRQVPDAVARVSRAVLRLARTGTAVSAPAPALAQEPSGPIAEPVRLPVQGAAVAVGGAGPFDGLGRADLVNGAVGGTL comes from the coding sequence ATGAGGCTCTGCTTTCTGGTCGAGGAGCACTACCGGCACGACGGCATGCCGCTCGACGTGGTGCGTCAACTCACCGCCTGGGGCCACCGGGTGGACGTGCTGCGGCCCGGGAACTCGCTGATGGCGATCTCCGAGGCGGTGCGGGCCGGCAGCCATGACGCCTGGGTGCTCAAGACCGTCTCCGGCGGACCCGGCCTGACCCTCCTGGAGGCGGCCGCCGCCGTCGGCCTCACCACCGTGAACGACGTCCGTTCCATCCGCGGCGTCCGGGACAAGGCGCTCGCCGCCGTGATCGCGCGCACCCGGGGCCTGCCGGTTCCGGTGACCTACGCCGCCGCCCGCTGGGAGTGGCTGGCCGAGATCCCGGCCGCCGAGTACCCGCTGGTGGTCAAGCCCGCCGACGGCAGCTCCGGTCGGGCCGTGCGGCTCGTCCCCACCCCCGACCACCTGGTCGAGCTCGGACCCGAGCTGGCCGGCGAGGGCCTGTTGATCGCCCAGCCGTACGTGCCCAACTCCGGTACCGACCTCAAGGTGTACTGCGTCGACGGCGAGCTCTACGCGACCGAGCGCTGCTCCCCGCTCCACCCCGGCCAGGGGGTGCGCGAGCGGCAGGTGCCGCTCGGCGGCGACGTCGCCCGGATCGCCGCACAGGTCGGGGAGGTGTTCGGCCTCGACCTCTACGGCGTCGACGTGCTGCTCGGCCCGGACGGACCGGTGGTCGTCGACATCAACGACTTCCCCAGCTTCCGCCAGGTGCCGGACGCGGTCGCCCGCGTCTCCCGCGCCGTGCTGCGGCTGGCCCGCACCGGCACGGCCGTCTCCGCCCCGGCGCCCGCGCTCGCGCAGGAGCCGTCCGGGCCGATCGCCGAGCCGGTCCGGCTGCCCGTCCAGGGCGCGGCCGTGGCCGTGGGCGGCGCGGGCCCGTTCGACGGCCTCGGACGCGCCGACCTCGTCAACGGCGCGGTGGGCGGAACGCTGTGA
- a CDS encoding GNAT family N-acetyltransferase — MTSAAALDPALRPLLDEIERYYDAVPRSAARVEDFGPLSLFVREGEGWPYYARPALGHTGPAVTAEDVLRVLARQRELGAPQAFEWVAEHDPRLRAAVEEAGLTVHEHPLLVLGPDQEPTLPETAPPAGVSVRVLAAEDPDLASAVAVPHLAFGEPGTATGLAGPDELAAAAQQLASDGTVARIAERIAAGRTVLAAAVQDGTALCAGQHNPVGPVTEVAGVGTLPTARRRGLGLAVTAALVAHARANGVRTVFLSAADEDVARIYCRAGFRPFATALIAEPATTEPTTTEPAASEPATA; from the coding sequence GTGACTTCTGCCGCCGCTCTTGATCCCGCCCTCCGCCCCCTCCTCGACGAGATCGAGCGCTACTACGACGCCGTACCGCGCAGCGCAGCCCGCGTCGAGGACTTCGGGCCGCTGAGCCTGTTCGTCCGCGAGGGCGAGGGCTGGCCGTACTACGCCCGCCCGGCGCTCGGCCACACCGGCCCGGCGGTCACCGCCGAGGACGTCCTGCGCGTGCTGGCCCGCCAGCGCGAGCTGGGCGCGCCGCAGGCCTTCGAGTGGGTGGCCGAGCACGATCCGCGGCTGCGCGCGGCGGTCGAGGAGGCCGGGCTGACGGTGCACGAGCACCCGCTGCTGGTGCTGGGCCCGGACCAGGAGCCCACCCTGCCGGAGACCGCGCCGCCCGCGGGAGTGTCGGTGCGGGTGCTGGCCGCCGAGGACCCGGACCTCGCGAGCGCGGTGGCCGTCCCACACCTCGCGTTCGGCGAGCCGGGCACCGCCACCGGCCTGGCCGGCCCCGACGAACTGGCGGCAGCCGCACAGCAGTTGGCCTCCGACGGCACGGTCGCGCGGATCGCCGAGCGGATCGCCGCCGGCCGTACCGTGCTCGCCGCGGCCGTCCAGGACGGTACGGCGCTCTGCGCCGGCCAGCACAACCCGGTCGGCCCGGTCACCGAGGTGGCCGGCGTCGGCACCCTGCCGACGGCCCGCCGCCGCGGCCTCGGCCTGGCGGTGACGGCGGCGCTGGTCGCGCACGCGCGGGCGAACGGCGTGCGGACGGTCTTCCTGTCCGCCGCCGACGAGGACGTCGCGCGGATCTACTGCCGGGCGGGTTTCCGCCCGTTCGCGACGGCCCTGATCGCCGAGCCCGCCACGACCGAACCCACCACGACCGAGCCCGCCGCGAGCGAACCCGCCACGGCGTAG
- a CDS encoding fic family toxin-antitoxin system, toxin component has protein sequence MTAEQYTPGDPQVTDYGSLLAAVTRHQAEIFDIAVYPEPQDRAAALMHQLIRVPALEKTNELFATAVAYAYLVASGCTVATTAREVRSLARAIREGRLGVSGVAERLAAWVVDEAEGEDVSGEDNEDEE, from the coding sequence ATGACAGCCGAACAGTACACACCCGGTGACCCGCAGGTCACCGACTACGGATCGCTGCTCGCGGCGGTCACCCGCCACCAGGCCGAGATCTTCGACATCGCCGTCTACCCCGAACCGCAGGACCGCGCCGCCGCCCTGATGCACCAGCTCATCCGGGTGCCGGCCCTGGAGAAGACCAACGAACTGTTCGCCACCGCCGTCGCCTATGCCTACCTGGTGGCCAGCGGGTGCACCGTGGCGACCACCGCCCGCGAGGTGCGCAGCCTTGCCCGGGCCATCCGGGAGGGGCGGCTCGGGGTGTCCGGCGTCGCCGAGCGGCTGGCCGCCTGGGTGGTGGACGAGGCCGAGGGCGAGGACGTCAGCGGCGAGGACAACGAGGACGAGGAGTAG
- a CDS encoding toxin-antitoxin system HicB family antitoxin — MGKKQLNVRVDATTAEMARERAEQQGISMNQYIERLVQQDMGEAGRAFVDAAAQFMKEYETAFLAEFGEHGDLQDVRR, encoded by the coding sequence ATGGGTAAGAAACAGCTGAACGTCCGGGTGGACGCCACCACCGCGGAGATGGCCCGGGAGCGGGCGGAGCAGCAGGGGATCAGCATGAACCAGTACATCGAGCGCCTGGTCCAGCAGGACATGGGCGAGGCCGGGCGGGCGTTCGTCGACGCCGCCGCGCAGTTCATGAAGGAGTACGAGACGGCCTTCCTCGCCGAGTTCGGCGAGCACGGAGACCTCCAGGACGTGCGCCGTTGA
- the ssuE gene encoding NADPH-dependent FMN reductase, with amino-acid sequence MTSLLAISASPSAGSRTAALTAHLVQLLAEAGFRTGHVRVRDLPAAELLAGRADSAVLRDALAAVAAADGLVVASPVYNAAYSGLLKAFLDALPRSGLAGKTVLPVMTGGSLAHALAPDYALRPVLTALGARYVVRGAFVLDAAVEPRDGGPPRLASEAAPRLEQAVADFLAALPPDVPGGLPAAGRSGPGALARR; translated from the coding sequence ATGACCTCCCTGCTCGCGATATCCGCCAGCCCCTCGGCCGGCTCGCGCACCGCCGCGCTGACGGCCCACCTCGTCCAGCTCCTGGCCGAGGCCGGCTTCCGGACCGGGCACGTCCGGGTCCGCGACCTGCCGGCGGCCGAGCTGCTCGCCGGGCGGGCCGACAGCGCCGTGCTGCGCGACGCCCTGGCCGCGGTGGCCGCCGCGGACGGGCTCGTGGTGGCGTCGCCCGTCTACAACGCGGCCTACAGCGGTCTGTTGAAGGCCTTCCTGGACGCACTGCCCCGCTCCGGGCTGGCGGGCAAGACGGTGCTGCCGGTGATGACCGGCGGGAGCCTCGCCCACGCGCTGGCCCCCGACTACGCGCTGCGGCCGGTGCTGACGGCGCTCGGCGCGCGGTACGTCGTCCGCGGCGCGTTCGTCCTCGACGCGGCGGTCGAGCCGCGGGACGGCGGGCCGCCGCGGCTGGCGTCGGAGGCCGCTCCCCGGCTGGAGCAGGCGGTGGCGGACTTCCTGGCCGCGCTGCCGCCGGACGTGCCCGGTGGACTGCCCGCGGCCGGGCGGTCCGGGCCGGGCGCCCTGGCGCGGAGATGA
- a CDS encoding FAD-binding oxidoreductase, with protein sequence MIEDVAGTATTGASDNGSALDHGGASDHGNAPRDGGAADGGAVGGGAADGGTAADPLRGRGGITVTKADRQYEDLVSGLNQRYVAAPDSVRLVSTTEEVVAVVQEAVDRGKRLAVRSSGHCYEDFVHNPEVRIILDMSGMHAVGYDPRLNAIAVESGATNLRTYQTLYPEWGVVVPAGFCYSVAMGGHVSGGAWGPLCRLHGLVVDHLYAVEVVVVDAAGRARAVIGTRDPDDPNHDLWWAHTGGGGGNFGVVTRYWFRSPGATGRDPRALLPKPPEELLVSAVSWPWDELSRDEFVRLVRNYADWHVAHLGPDDPARALISQLVLNHRSAGQIGMLVLVDASARGAERLLAGYLERIGEGVTVERGALTRHMGELPAMPQFAAPRRLPWLQAVRMLGTTNGVLNDPTLRAEYKSSFMRAGFPEGQLDALHAHLTREDVTNPNISVQLTSYGGRINAVHPAATAAPHRDAAFKMLWQVFWNDPADDDRNIGWARDCYRAVYAETGGVPVPNGVTDGCYVNYPDIDLNDPGLNTSGVPWHDLYYKGNYPRLQRIKAAWDPLDVFRHGQSVELPTA encoded by the coding sequence ATGATCGAAGACGTGGCCGGCACGGCCACCACGGGGGCTTCGGACAACGGGAGTGCTCTGGACCACGGGGGTGCTTCGGACCACGGGAACGCTCCGCGCGACGGGGGTGCGGCGGACGGCGGGGCCGTCGGCGGCGGGGCGGCCGACGGCGGGACGGCGGCGGACCCCCTGCGGGGCCGCGGCGGGATCACCGTGACCAAGGCCGACCGCCAGTACGAGGACCTGGTCAGCGGCCTCAACCAGCGCTACGTCGCGGCCCCCGACTCGGTCCGGCTGGTGAGCACCACCGAGGAGGTCGTCGCCGTCGTCCAGGAGGCGGTCGACCGGGGCAAGCGGCTCGCCGTGCGCTCCAGCGGGCACTGCTACGAGGACTTCGTCCACAACCCGGAGGTCCGGATCATCCTGGACATGTCCGGCATGCACGCGGTGGGCTACGACCCCCGGCTCAACGCGATAGCCGTCGAGTCGGGCGCCACCAACCTGCGCACCTACCAGACCCTCTACCCGGAGTGGGGCGTCGTGGTCCCCGCCGGGTTCTGCTACTCCGTCGCCATGGGCGGCCACGTCAGCGGCGGCGCGTGGGGTCCGCTCTGCCGGCTGCACGGCCTGGTCGTCGACCACCTGTACGCGGTCGAGGTGGTCGTGGTCGACGCGGCCGGCCGGGCCCGCGCGGTGATCGGCACCCGCGACCCGGACGACCCGAACCACGACCTCTGGTGGGCCCACACGGGCGGCGGAGGCGGCAACTTCGGCGTCGTCACCCGCTACTGGTTCCGTTCGCCGGGCGCCACCGGGCGGGACCCGCGCGCCCTGCTGCCGAAGCCGCCCGAGGAGCTCCTGGTCAGCGCCGTCAGCTGGCCGTGGGACGAGCTGAGCCGGGACGAGTTCGTCCGCCTGGTCCGCAACTACGCCGACTGGCACGTGGCCCACCTGGGGCCCGACGACCCGGCGCGGGCGCTGATCAGCCAGCTGGTCCTCAACCACCGCAGCGCCGGCCAGATCGGCATGCTCGTCCTGGTGGACGCCTCGGCGCGGGGCGCCGAGCGGCTGCTCGCCGGCTACCTGGAGCGGATCGGCGAGGGCGTCACCGTGGAGCGCGGCGCGCTGACCCGGCACATGGGCGAACTGCCCGCGATGCCCCAGTTCGCCGCCCCGCGCCGGCTGCCCTGGCTCCAGGCGGTCCGGATGCTCGGCACCACCAACGGGGTGCTCAACGACCCGACGCTGCGCGCCGAGTACAAGTCCTCCTTCATGCGCGCCGGCTTCCCCGAGGGCCAGCTCGACGCGCTCCACGCGCACCTCACCCGCGAGGATGTGACCAACCCGAACATCAGCGTGCAGCTGACCTCCTACGGCGGCCGGATCAACGCGGTCCACCCGGCGGCGACCGCGGCGCCGCACCGGGACGCGGCCTTCAAGATGCTCTGGCAGGTGTTCTGGAACGACCCGGCCGACGACGACCGCAACATCGGCTGGGCCCGCGACTGCTACCGCGCGGTCTACGCCGAGACCGGCGGGGTGCCGGTGCCGAACGGGGTCACCGACGGCTGCTACGTGAACTACCCCGACATCGACCTCAACGACCCGGGCCTCAACACCTCGGGGGTGCCCTGGCACGACCTCTACTACAAGGGGAACTACCCGCGCCTGCAGCGGATCAAGGCGGCGTGGGACCCGCTCGACGTCTTCCGGCACGGCCAGTCCGTCGAGCTGCCCACGGCCTGA
- a CDS encoding LLM class flavin-dependent oxidoreductase: protein MLYPDQPFPVLAQRLGWLEELGFDQVFVPDHSADLRNPSGLWFDSWSVLAMAAVTTRRIRIGTMVANQILRPPAQLAKQAIALDHLSGGRFDLGIGAGLFPWDHHSVGQVPWSPKERAERFADYLAIVDGVLRGGMFSHQGAQLWVKDVVTVPGSLQSPRLPLIVGGQSPTLIRVAAACADAWNTHGPPGASAQEVLGITAEQNRRLDRLAGEAGRDPAAVRRGYTIFGPWDPRRGRHGYEEIFERFTGAGVADFVLDWPGEAHREEFERVAREVIPPLRDS, encoded by the coding sequence ATGCTCTATCCGGACCAGCCCTTTCCGGTGCTCGCGCAGCGGCTGGGGTGGCTGGAGGAACTCGGTTTCGACCAGGTGTTCGTACCCGATCACAGCGCGGACCTGCGCAATCCGAGCGGCCTCTGGTTCGACAGCTGGTCGGTGCTGGCCATGGCGGCCGTGACCACCCGGCGGATCCGGATCGGCACCATGGTGGCCAACCAGATCCTGCGCCCGCCGGCCCAGCTGGCCAAGCAGGCGATCGCCCTCGACCACCTCTCCGGCGGCCGGTTCGACCTGGGCATCGGGGCCGGGCTGTTCCCTTGGGACCACCACAGCGTGGGGCAGGTCCCGTGGTCGCCCAAGGAGCGCGCCGAGCGCTTCGCGGACTACCTGGCGATCGTCGACGGGGTGCTGCGCGGCGGGATGTTCAGCCACCAGGGGGCCCAGCTGTGGGTCAAGGACGTGGTGACCGTACCCGGTTCGCTGCAGTCGCCGCGGCTGCCGCTGATCGTCGGCGGTCAGTCGCCGACGCTGATCCGGGTGGCCGCCGCGTGCGCCGACGCCTGGAACACCCACGGCCCGCCGGGCGCGAGCGCCCAGGAGGTGCTCGGCATCACCGCCGAGCAGAACCGCCGGCTGGACCGGCTCGCCGGCGAGGCCGGCCGCGACCCCGCGGCCGTCCGGCGCGGGTACACGATCTTCGGGCCCTGGGACCCGAGAAGGGGGCGGCACGGCTACGAGGAGATCTTCGAGCGCTTCACCGGGGCCGGTGTCGCGGATTTCGTCCTGGACTGGCCGGGGGAGGCCCATCGGGAGGAATTCGAAAGAGTCGCCCGTGAGGTGATTCCGCCGCTGCGCGACAGCTGA
- a CDS encoding aminotransferase class V-fold PLP-dependent enzyme, with protein MPATATGPERATRGVPEVVGGDLKVPLVTGSWVPYANLDYAASTPSLAAVQHAVDRMLPWYSSVHRGAGFASAVSTRAYERARETVRRFVGAAPDAQVVFTRNTTDALNLLGRALPAGTAVFRFSTDHHAALLAWRGSPVYRLARPATAADAVTALAKALAGAPRGPKLVVITGASNVTGELWPVAELAEVAATHGARTVLDAAQLAGHRPLDLAGWGVDWAALSGHKLYAPFGAGALVGSADWLDNADPYLAGGGATARVAEEDGRENIRWTGLPHRHEGGSPNVVGTHAMAVACRTLTATGWDAVAAHEQALTARLRGGLAAVPGVRLLDLWPGGHPRLGVVSFSVARCGDAPADQRLVATALSAEHGIGVRDGAFCAHQAVHALLSDAPGHQGDRALRASIGLGTTAEHVDRLVAALGELVRRGPRWSYDHPEDGWRPVPDPRPVPEFLR; from the coding sequence ATGCCCGCCACCGCCACCGGGCCGGAACGGGCCACCCGCGGCGTACCGGAGGTCGTCGGCGGAGACCTCAAGGTGCCGCTGGTGACCGGCTCGTGGGTGCCGTACGCCAACCTCGACTACGCGGCGAGCACTCCGAGCCTCGCGGCCGTGCAGCACGCGGTGGACCGCATGCTGCCCTGGTACAGCAGCGTGCACCGGGGCGCCGGGTTCGCCTCCGCGGTCTCCACCCGGGCGTACGAGCGGGCCCGGGAGACGGTGCGCCGCTTCGTCGGCGCGGCCCCGGACGCCCAGGTGGTGTTCACCCGCAACACCACCGACGCGCTCAACCTGCTCGGCCGCGCGCTGCCCGCCGGCACGGCGGTCTTCCGGTTCTCCACCGACCACCACGCCGCCCTGCTCGCCTGGCGCGGCTCCCCGGTGTACCGGCTGGCCCGGCCGGCCACCGCGGCGGACGCCGTGACCGCGCTGGCGAAGGCGCTCGCCGGCGCCCCCAGGGGGCCGAAGCTGGTGGTGATCACCGGCGCGTCCAACGTGACCGGGGAGCTGTGGCCGGTCGCCGAGCTGGCGGAGGTGGCCGCCACCCACGGCGCGCGCACCGTCCTGGACGCCGCCCAACTGGCCGGGCACCGGCCGCTGGACCTCGCCGGCTGGGGCGTGGACTGGGCCGCGCTCTCCGGGCACAAGCTGTACGCGCCGTTCGGCGCCGGCGCCCTGGTGGGCTCCGCCGACTGGCTGGACAACGCCGACCCCTACCTGGCGGGCGGCGGGGCCACCGCCCGGGTCGCCGAGGAGGACGGCCGGGAGAACATCCGCTGGACCGGGCTGCCGCACCGGCACGAGGGCGGCTCGCCGAACGTGGTGGGCACCCACGCGATGGCGGTCGCCTGCCGGACGCTGACGGCCACCGGCTGGGACGCCGTCGCCGCGCACGAGCAGGCCCTGACCGCCCGGCTCCGCGGCGGGCTGGCGGCCGTCCCCGGAGTCCGCCTGCTGGACCTGTGGCCGGGCGGACACCCGCGGCTCGGCGTGGTCTCCTTCAGCGTCGCCCGCTGCGGCGACGCGCCCGCCGACCAGCGGCTGGTCGCCACGGCGCTCTCCGCGGAGCACGGGATCGGCGTCCGGGACGGCGCGTTCTGCGCCCACCAGGCGGTCCACGCCCTGCTGAGCGACGCACCCGGGCACCAGGGCGACCGCGCGCTGCGCGCCAGCATCGGCCTGGGCACCACCGCCGAGCACGTCGACCGGCTGGTGGCGGCGCTGGGCGAACTGGTCCGGCGCGGGCCGCGCTGGTCCTACGACCACCCGGAGGACGGCTGGCGGCCGGTGCCGGATCCGCGGCCGGTACCGGAATTCCTCCGATGA